The Pseudomonas parafulva genome includes a window with the following:
- a CDS encoding methyl-accepting chemotaxis protein — protein sequence MAEEAQAESYAMQAALQQVVDIRQATDENSRTSTQLAALIENLAGQVDAGSQVIERLAKQSEQIEVVLTVIHGIAEQTNLLALNAAIEAARAGETGRGFAVVADEVRALASKTQRSTGDIQAHIAALQAGAKEAVATISQAGTKASEGLLVLRDNERRQQSVQAAVEQVHAAIGLATRAAEQQANGAQAVRGRVQNIHTQAERSAEVVMQTTASSKVLDDLAAQLRASLGQFRA from the coding sequence ATGGCTGAAGAAGCCCAGGCCGAGAGCTACGCCATGCAGGCCGCCTTGCAGCAAGTGGTGGACATCCGCCAGGCCACCGACGAAAACAGTCGCACCTCGACGCAACTGGCCGCGCTGATCGAAAACCTGGCTGGGCAGGTGGATGCAGGCTCCCAGGTCATCGAGCGCCTGGCCAAGCAAAGCGAGCAGATCGAGGTGGTGCTGACGGTCATCCACGGCATTGCCGAGCAGACCAACCTGCTGGCCCTCAATGCCGCCATCGAAGCCGCCCGTGCCGGTGAGACGGGGCGTGGCTTCGCCGTAGTGGCGGACGAAGTGAGGGCGTTGGCGAGCAAGACGCAACGCTCCACCGGTGATATCCAGGCGCATATTGCCGCACTGCAGGCAGGGGCGAAGGAGGCGGTAGCCACGATCAGTCAGGCGGGTACAAAGGCCAGCGAAGGGCTGCTGGTGCTGCGTGACAACGAGCGTCGCCAGCAGTCGGTACAGGCTGCCGTCGAGCAGGTGCATGCGGCGATAGGCCTGGCTACCCGTGCCGCCGAACAGCAAGCCAACGGCGCGCAAGCGGTGCGCGGCAGGGTGCAGAACATACATACCCAGGCCGAGCGTTCAGCCGAAGTGGTGATGCAGACCACGGCAAGCAGCAAGGTACTGGACGATCTGGCGGCGCAGCTTCGGGCGAGTCTAGGCCAGTTCCGGGCTTGA